Proteins encoded by one window of Armatimonadota bacterium:
- the speB gene encoding agmatinase — MRFLGTQGIPHPRAAIIGVPYDATQSYRRGAAQGPEAIRAASWSLETYSPALDRDLEAHLAVADLGDLPVVGLDPPDMVEAVTRAVASLDAGTAPVLLGGDHTLTLGAVRALHARHPDLMVVQVDAHADLRDVYEGNPLSHACVMRRVWEVVGDRRIVQMGVRSGIREEFEFARAHCRWSLGALALPDTVRHELRQVPVYLTLDLDVLDPAFAPGVGNPEPGGPSFQDLWGALRALGHLRVVGLDLVELAPSLDPSGVSAVVAAKLLREILLLFFTAG, encoded by the coding sequence GTGCGGTTCCTGGGTACCCAGGGGATCCCCCACCCCCGTGCGGCGATCATCGGAGTCCCGTACGATGCCACCCAGTCCTACCGCCGCGGGGCGGCGCAGGGACCGGAGGCCATCCGGGCCGCCTCCTGGAGTCTGGAGACCTATAGCCCCGCGCTGGACCGGGATCTCGAGGCGCACCTGGCGGTGGCGGATCTCGGGGATCTCCCCGTGGTGGGGCTCGACCCTCCCGACATGGTGGAGGCGGTGACCCGGGCGGTGGCCTCCCTGGACGCGGGTACGGCTCCGGTACTGCTGGGGGGCGATCACACCCTCACCCTGGGCGCGGTGCGGGCCCTACATGCCCGCCATCCGGATCTTATGGTGGTCCAGGTGGACGCCCACGCGGATCTGCGGGACGTCTACGAGGGGAACCCCCTGTCCCACGCCTGCGTGATGCGGCGGGTGTGGGAGGTGGTGGGTGACCGCCGGATCGTGCAGATGGGGGTACGGTCAGGGATCCGGGAGGAATTCGAATTCGCGCGGGCACACTGCCGGTGGAGCCTGGGGGCCCTCGCCCTCCCGGACACGGTGAGGCACGAGCTCCGGCAGGTCCCCGTCTACCTCACCCTGGATCTGGACGTGCTGGACCCAGCCTTCGCGCCCGGGGTCGGGAATCCGGAACCGGGAGGGCCCTCCTTCCAGGACCTCTGGGGGGCCCTGCGGGCCCTCGGGCACCTGAGGGTGGTGGGGCTGGACCTCGTGGAGCTGGCACCCTCCCTGGACCCCTCCGGGGTCAGCGCGGTGGTGGCTGCGAAACTCCTCCGGGAGATCCTCCTGCTGTTCTTCACCGCCGGGTGA
- a CDS encoding sigma-E factor regulatory protein RseB domain-containing protein: MSRLGAVLTAVVLAAGGSAGRWVTSPLTVLRWAMSAPRTANYEGTKVLAVRREGRVESVTLLEIHRRPDAYRMEFLSPERVAGRIFVDTGQESWHYEPSVHLVVRGPSLSRRVPQELDALAERYHVRLLGITRVVTRPAYLVEVVPKGQGIHRRIWVDRATGLILAWQESDPERGVFFASTFTRISIGGDLPPALFRFRPPARARVVDLRPEGSRASRLSVLAAHVGFLPVAPAELPAGFRYLGVGVSRLGGVEAVVLRYGDGVTAVSLFQVPARRLGFPVGGIPLRLEDLEARLYTSGPFRVLVWERAGLRFAAVGNVPTAVLLAFAQGTDPGGETDRILALHRATGAPLDRIEDLRDRGMTFSEIRALLAPGSFPAASAGAPRREFLDLLEGFHEQVRFELTRR; the protein is encoded by the coding sequence GTGAGCCGCCTGGGCGCGGTGTTGACCGCGGTGGTGCTGGCGGCGGGAGGAAGTGCGGGCAGGTGGGTCACCTCCCCCCTCACCGTCCTCCGATGGGCGATGTCCGCACCCCGGACGGCGAACTACGAGGGGACGAAGGTCCTCGCGGTCCGCCGGGAGGGGAGGGTGGAATCCGTCACCCTCCTGGAGATACACCGCCGTCCGGACGCTTACCGCATGGAGTTCCTCTCTCCCGAGAGGGTTGCGGGGCGGATCTTCGTGGACACCGGTCAGGAGAGCTGGCACTATGAGCCTTCCGTGCACCTGGTGGTGCGGGGTCCATCCCTCAGCCGTCGTGTTCCCCAGGAGCTGGACGCGCTGGCGGAGCGTTACCACGTGCGGCTCCTGGGCATCACCCGGGTCGTCACCCGCCCTGCCTACCTCGTGGAGGTGGTGCCGAAGGGCCAGGGGATTCACCGGAGGATCTGGGTTGACCGGGCCACGGGGTTGATCCTTGCCTGGCAGGAGTCGGACCCGGAGCGCGGGGTGTTCTTCGCCTCAACCTTCACCCGGATCAGCATCGGGGGAGACCTCCCCCCGGCCCTCTTCCGGTTCCGGCCCCCTGCCCGGGCCCGGGTGGTGGACCTCCGACCGGAAGGATCGCGGGCCAGCCGCCTCTCCGTCCTGGCCGCGCACGTGGGATTCCTCCCGGTGGCGCCCGCGGAGCTGCCCGCGGGATTCCGGTACCTGGGTGTCGGGGTTTCCCGTCTGGGCGGCGTGGAAGCCGTGGTCCTCCGGTACGGGGACGGGGTGACCGCGGTCTCCCTGTTCCAGGTTCCTGCCCGTCGCTTGGGCTTCCCGGTCGGCGGGATCCCGCTACGCCTCGAGGACCTGGAGGCGCGCCTGTACACTTCCGGTCCCTTCCGGGTCCTGGTGTGGGAGCGGGCGGGGCTCCGGTTCGCCGCGGTGGGCAACGTTCCCACCGCGGTCCTGCTGGCCTTCGCGCAGGGGACGGATCCGGGAGGAGAGACCGATCGGATCCTCGCCCTCCACCGGGCCACGGGGGCGCCCCTGGATCGAATCGAGGACCTCCGGGACCGCGGAATGACCTTCTCCGAGATCCGCGCACTCCTGGCCCCCGGTTCCTTCCCGGCGGCAAGCGCCGGCGCTCCCCGCCGGGAATTCCTGGACCTCTTGGAAGGGTTCCACGAGCAGGTACGCTTCGAGCTCACCCGGCGGTGA
- a CDS encoding sigma-70 family RNA polymerase sigma factor, giving the protein MTDLFEGALVPDSPAGRPAVVGEEALHFEAIVHRYGRHVYNIAYRLSGNEADAKDLTQEAFLRVYRALPRVEPGVPLEGWLYRIVLNLFIDHLRKRGRMRTESLDVPVTTPRGDEVERAVPDESSNPEEQVVSPVMDAEIQNALGALAPDLRAVVVLVDIQGFSYEEVASILRVPIGTVKSRLHRARRFLRDRLAPFYRPSGIGRTGAEEEGP; this is encoded by the coding sequence GTGACGGACCTCTTTGAGGGTGCCCTGGTGCCGGATTCCCCGGCGGGCCGCCCGGCCGTCGTCGGGGAGGAAGCCCTGCACTTCGAGGCCATCGTTCACCGCTACGGCCGGCACGTGTACAACATCGCGTACCGCCTCAGCGGGAACGAGGCGGACGCGAAGGACCTGACCCAGGAGGCCTTCCTGAGGGTCTACCGGGCACTGCCCCGGGTGGAACCCGGGGTACCGCTCGAGGGATGGCTGTACCGGATCGTCCTGAACCTCTTCATCGACCATCTCCGGAAGCGGGGCAGGATGCGGACGGAGTCCCTGGACGTCCCCGTTACCACACCCCGAGGGGACGAGGTGGAGCGGGCGGTGCCGGACGAGTCCAGCAACCCTGAGGAGCAGGTGGTGAGTCCCGTGATGGACGCCGAGATCCAGAACGCCCTGGGGGCCCTGGCTCCGGACCTCCGGGCGGTGGTGGTCCTGGTGGACATCCAGGGGTTTTCCTACGAGGAGGTGGCCAGTATCCTGCGGGTTCCCATCGGGACGGTGAAGTCGCGCCTGCACCGGGCCAGGCGCTTCCTGCGGGACCGCCTGGCTCCCTTTTACCGTCCGTCGGGGATTGGTCGCACCGGGGCGGAGGAGGAAGGACCGTGA
- a CDS encoding helix-hairpin-helix domain-containing protein, which translates to MPEFTSRETLLIALAAALAMGALLARALAPLPPPVVIQAPEQPSPSPPGVTPRTLPLPEFTGPISLNTATREELEQLPGIGPKLAERIVRDRTLGGPYARLEDLQRVKGVGPKLIERIRPYVRVP; encoded by the coding sequence ATGCCGGAGTTCACCTCCCGGGAGACCCTGCTCATCGCCCTGGCGGCCGCGCTGGCCATGGGGGCCCTGCTGGCCCGGGCCCTGGCTCCCCTCCCCCCGCCGGTGGTGATCCAAGCCCCGGAGCAGCCTTCCCCATCTCCCCCAGGGGTGACTCCTCGGACCCTCCCGCTTCCCGAGTTCACCGGGCCCATCTCCCTCAACACGGCAACCCGGGAGGAGCTGGAACAGCTGCCGGGCATCGGGCCGAAGCTCGCGGAGCGGATCGTACGGGATCGGACCCTGGGAGGGCCTTACGCCCGGCTGGAGGATCTCCAACGGGTGAAGGGCGTGGGACCGAAGCTCATCGAACGGATCCGTCCCTACGTCCGGGTTCCCTGA